The following coding sequences lie in one Corynebacterium humireducens NBRC 106098 = DSM 45392 genomic window:
- the tgt gene encoding tRNA guanosine(34) transglycosylase Tgt: MSRSDLSFTLGTELESAPGRHGRTGTIHTPHGDIRTPAFIPVATKATVKTLTPEQIEQTGAQAILSNAYHLYLQPGADIVDEAGGVGRFENWSGPTYTDSGGFQVMSQGSGYQKVISMDSSDAANGHLPAKKNMAKVDEDGVNFTSFIDGSRHRFTPEVSMQIQHQLGADIIFAFDELTTLMDTRAYQEASVDRTHRWAQRCLDEHDRLTRERADKPLQSLWGVVQGAQYEDLRRQATRGLVQLSDAAVDAGRRGFGGYGIGGALEKENLGTIVGWVCDELPRDKPRHLLGISEPDDMFTAIEAGADTFDCVAPTRLARRGGVYTLDGRMNLEGARFKRDFRGIDEEFGGYVSENYSRAYIRHLFKANEFLGMTLCTIHNLQFMIRLVDNIRDSIEGGYFEEYRAEFMGRYYANRR, encoded by the coding sequence ATGAGCAGGTCTGACCTGTCGTTCACCCTCGGCACCGAACTGGAGTCCGCGCCCGGCCGCCACGGCCGCACCGGCACGATCCACACCCCGCACGGTGACATCCGGACCCCCGCGTTCATCCCCGTCGCCACCAAGGCGACCGTGAAGACCCTCACCCCCGAGCAGATCGAGCAGACCGGCGCGCAGGCGATCCTCTCCAACGCGTACCACCTGTACCTGCAGCCCGGCGCCGACATCGTCGACGAGGCCGGCGGCGTCGGCCGTTTCGAGAACTGGTCCGGCCCGACCTACACCGACTCCGGCGGCTTCCAGGTGATGAGCCAGGGTTCCGGCTACCAGAAGGTCATCTCCATGGACTCCTCCGACGCCGCGAACGGGCACCTCCCGGCGAAGAAGAACATGGCGAAGGTCGACGAGGACGGGGTGAACTTCACCAGCTTCATCGACGGCTCCCGGCACCGCTTCACCCCTGAGGTGAGCATGCAGATCCAGCACCAGCTGGGCGCGGACATCATCTTCGCCTTCGACGAGCTGACCACCCTCATGGACACCCGCGCCTACCAGGAGGCCTCCGTCGACCGCACCCACCGCTGGGCGCAGCGCTGCCTCGACGAGCACGACCGCCTCACCCGGGAACGCGCCGACAAGCCCCTCCAGTCCCTCTGGGGCGTCGTGCAGGGCGCACAGTACGAGGATCTGCGCCGCCAGGCCACCCGCGGCCTCGTGCAGCTTTCCGACGCCGCCGTGGACGCCGGCCGCCGCGGATTCGGCGGCTACGGCATCGGTGGGGCCCTGGAGAAGGAGAACCTCGGCACGATCGTCGGCTGGGTCTGCGACGAACTGCCCCGCGACAAGCCCCGCCACCTGCTGGGCATCTCCGAGCCGGACGACATGTTCACCGCCATCGAGGCGGGCGCCGACACCTTCGACTGCGTCGCCCCCACGCGCCTGGCCCGCCGCGGCGGCGTCTACACCCTCGACGGCCGGATGAACCTGGAGGGGGCGCGCTTCAAGCGGGACTTCCGCGGCATCGACGAGGAGTTCGGCGGCTACGTCTCCGAGAACTACTCGCGCGCCTACATCCGTCACCTGTTCAAGGCGAACGAGTTCCTCGGCATGACGTTGTGCACGATCCACAACCTGCAGTTCATGATCCGCCTGGTGGACAACATCCGCGACTCCATCGAGGGTGGCTACTTCGAGGAGTACCGCGCCGAGTTCATGGGCCGGTACTACGCTAACCGGCGCTGA
- a CDS encoding MMPL family transporter: MAKLLFKLGRWSFHRKWVVIVLWLAALAGVAGAAVTFQKPFSNEFSIGGTPSIDATYTLVEKFPEGGNPVNAAGVNVVFAAPAGERLEDPHNSAAIDKVVTHIRDNLPDLTGTERFGNPVEVSPALQQGVIEMMTEQGLPEESARDDAENLAMLSDDGRIGYTTFTIDVPSSMDVTDEHRRIVNAAMDLGRAEGIEVEAGGAGFGDPIEVKTTSEIVGLAIAFVVLIVTFGSLVAAGLPVLTAVIGVGIGALVIIIATAFVELNNITPVLAVMIGLAVGIDYALFILSRYRAERQRMPADEAAGMAVGTAGSAVVFAGATVIIALAALTIVNIEFLTAMGLSAAFTVFVAVLVALTFIPALLGVLGDRTFKGRVPGVAGNPVRRGRGVSRTSERRRRPTMGNRWVRFVRRVPGLVMAVVVLTLGALSYPALNMELSLPSDSTSNLDTTQRKSANLLAEGFGAGINAPFLVIVDADDVNPDAPALQPLVRAQEAMAPEGETVDRREAAVTASYMYTVGQLKNVGGVKHAQLVGMNPDTNGAQILVTPFTGPDEQYTTQVSHALREQGAQIADATGAAIGLTGLTAVQMDITERLSEAMPVYLGIVVGLAVFLLLGVFRSVLVPLVAGLGFLLSVGAAFGVTVLVWQEGLWDLVNTPAPLISFMPIFLIGVTFGLAMDYQVFLVTRMREHYINLRVKSHENPDPDVPRAVSKLDALEESTIVGFTRGARVVTAAALIMIAVFIAFIDQPLPFIQIFGFALGVGVFFDAFFVRMALVPATMFLLGNATWWIPRWLNRLIPRMDIEGTALEKEWEARHAAEQLHRKEMEKHEQV, encoded by the coding sequence GTGGCTAAATTACTGTTCAAGCTGGGACGCTGGTCCTTTCACCGCAAGTGGGTCGTCATCGTCCTGTGGCTGGCGGCGCTGGCCGGTGTCGCCGGCGCCGCGGTGACGTTCCAGAAGCCCTTCTCCAACGAATTCTCCATCGGCGGCACCCCGTCGATTGACGCGACCTACACCCTCGTCGAGAAGTTCCCCGAGGGCGGCAACCCCGTCAACGCCGCCGGAGTGAACGTCGTCTTCGCCGCGCCCGCGGGGGAGAGGCTGGAGGACCCGCACAACTCGGCGGCCATCGACAAGGTGGTCACCCACATCCGGGACAACCTGCCGGACCTGACCGGCACGGAACGCTTCGGCAACCCCGTGGAAGTCTCGCCCGCGCTGCAGCAGGGCGTCATCGAGATGATGACCGAGCAGGGCCTCCCCGAGGAGTCCGCGCGTGACGACGCCGAGAACCTCGCCATGCTCTCCGACGACGGCCGCATCGGCTACACCACCTTCACCATCGACGTCCCCTCGTCGATGGACGTCACCGACGAGCACCGGCGCATCGTCAACGCCGCCATGGACCTCGGCCGCGCGGAGGGTATCGAGGTGGAGGCCGGCGGCGCCGGCTTCGGTGACCCCATCGAGGTGAAGACCACCAGTGAGATCGTCGGCCTGGCCATCGCCTTCGTGGTGCTCATCGTGACGTTCGGCTCCCTCGTGGCCGCCGGTCTGCCGGTGCTCACCGCGGTCATCGGCGTGGGCATCGGCGCGCTGGTCATCATCATCGCCACCGCGTTCGTCGAGCTCAACAACATCACCCCGGTCCTGGCGGTGATGATCGGCCTGGCCGTGGGCATCGACTACGCCCTGTTCATCCTGTCGCGCTACCGCGCGGAACGGCAGCGGATGCCCGCCGACGAGGCGGCGGGCATGGCCGTGGGCACCGCCGGCTCCGCGGTCGTCTTCGCCGGCGCGACCGTCATCATCGCGCTGGCCGCCCTGACGATCGTCAACATCGAGTTCCTCACCGCCATGGGCCTGTCCGCGGCGTTCACCGTGTTCGTGGCCGTGCTCGTGGCGCTGACGTTCATCCCGGCGCTGCTCGGCGTGCTCGGCGACCGGACCTTCAAGGGGCGCGTGCCCGGCGTCGCCGGCAACCCCGTCCGCCGGGGACGGGGCGTGAGCCGCACCAGCGAGCGCCGCCGTCGCCCCACCATGGGCAACCGCTGGGTCCGCTTCGTGCGCCGCGTCCCGGGCCTCGTCATGGCGGTCGTGGTGCTCACCCTCGGCGCGCTGTCGTACCCGGCGCTCAACATGGAGCTCTCGCTCCCCTCGGACTCGACGTCCAACCTCGACACCACCCAGCGCAAGTCCGCCAACCTCCTCGCCGAGGGCTTCGGCGCGGGCATCAACGCACCGTTCCTCGTCATCGTCGACGCCGACGACGTCAACCCCGACGCCCCGGCGCTGCAGCCGCTCGTCCGGGCGCAGGAGGCGATGGCTCCGGAGGGGGAGACGGTGGACCGTCGGGAAGCAGCGGTGACCGCCTCCTACATGTACACCGTCGGACAGCTCAAGAACGTCGGCGGCGTGAAGCACGCCCAGCTCGTGGGCATGAACCCGGACACCAACGGCGCCCAGATCCTGGTCACCCCGTTCACCGGCCCCGACGAGCAGTACACCACCCAGGTCTCCCACGCCCTGCGCGAACAGGGCGCGCAGATCGCCGACGCCACCGGCGCCGCCATCGGCCTGACGGGCCTCACGGCCGTGCAGATGGACATCACCGAACGCCTCTCCGAGGCCATGCCGGTCTACCTCGGCATCGTCGTCGGCCTGGCGGTCTTCCTGCTGCTCGGCGTGTTCCGCTCGGTGCTGGTGCCGCTCGTCGCCGGCCTCGGCTTCCTGCTCTCGGTCGGAGCGGCCTTCGGCGTCACCGTCCTCGTGTGGCAGGAGGGCCTGTGGGACCTGGTGAACACCCCGGCGCCGCTGATCTCCTTCATGCCGATCTTCCTCATCGGCGTGACCTTCGGCCTGGCCATGGACTACCAGGTCTTCCTGGTCACCCGCATGCGCGAGCACTACATCAACCTGCGGGTGAAGTCCCACGAGAACCCCGACCCGGACGTCCCCCGCGCGGTGTCCAAGCTCGACGCCCTCGAGGAGTCCACCATCGTCGGCTTCACCCGGGGAGCCCGCGTGGTCACGGCGGCCGCGCTCATCATGATCGCCGTGTTCATCGCGTTCATCGACCAGCCGCTGCCGTTCATCCAGATCTTCGGCTTCGCCCTCGGCGTCGGCGTCTTCTTCGACGCCTTCTTCGTCCGCATGGCACTCGTGCCCGCCACGATGTTCCTCCTGGGCAACGCCACCTGGTGGATCCCCCGCTGGCTCAACCGGCTCATCCCCCGCATGGACATCGAGGGCACCGCCCTCGAGAAGGAGTGGGAGGCCCGACACGCGGCCGAACAGCTGCACCGCAAGGAAATGGAGAAGCATGAGCAGGTCTGA
- the gluQRS gene encoding tRNA glutamyl-Q(34) synthetase GluQRS, giving the protein MTEHAGRYAPSPSGDLHFGNLRTGLIAWLFARTTDRRFLLRVEDIDTQRSTIDSAHRQIDDLLTLGLTFDGDILYQSDRFPAYQRALDMLTARGLVYECYCSRKDIQDSPRAPHAPAGAYPGTCRDLTEGEREARREALAAEGRTPALRLRADVAEFTIHDRYHGAYTTEVDDFVLRRGGQDPDWAYNLAVVVDDGFQGIDQVVRGEDLLPSTPRQAYLATLLGIELPEYVHVPLVVNEQGQRLAKRDGAVTLREMLLDDPVFKVVEKLAASLGYPGVNTLHKLLEVFDPEDLPREPLVWR; this is encoded by the coding sequence ATGACTGAGCACGCTGGACGCTACGCCCCTTCGCCGAGTGGGGACCTGCACTTCGGTAACCTCCGCACCGGCCTCATCGCCTGGCTCTTCGCGCGGACGACGGACCGGAGGTTCCTGCTGCGGGTGGAGGACATCGACACCCAGCGTTCCACGATCGACTCCGCCCACCGGCAGATCGATGACCTGCTCACCCTCGGTCTGACCTTCGACGGGGACATCCTCTACCAGTCGGACCGTTTCCCGGCCTATCAGCGGGCCCTGGACATGCTCACGGCCCGGGGGCTGGTGTACGAGTGCTACTGCTCGCGCAAGGACATCCAGGATTCGCCGCGGGCTCCGCACGCCCCGGCGGGTGCCTACCCGGGCACCTGCCGGGACCTGACGGAGGGGGAGCGGGAGGCGCGTCGTGAAGCACTCGCCGCGGAGGGGCGCACGCCGGCGCTGCGCCTGCGTGCCGACGTCGCCGAGTTCACCATCCACGACCGCTACCACGGCGCGTACACCACGGAGGTCGACGACTTCGTGCTGCGCCGCGGCGGCCAGGACCCCGACTGGGCGTACAACCTGGCGGTGGTCGTCGACGACGGTTTCCAGGGCATCGACCAGGTCGTCCGTGGCGAGGACCTGCTGCCGAGCACGCCGCGGCAGGCGTACCTCGCGACGCTGCTGGGTATCGAGCTGCCCGAGTACGTCCACGTGCCGCTGGTGGTCAATGAGCAGGGGCAGCGGCTGGCGAAGCGCGACGGCGCGGTGACTCTCCGGGAGATGCTTCTCGACGACCCGGTGTTCAAGGTCGTCGAGAAGCTCGCCGCCTCCCTGGGGTATCCGGGGGTGAACACGCTGCACAAACTGCTGGAGGTGTTCGATCCGGAGGATCTGCCGCGGGAGCCGCTCGTCTGGCGGTAG
- a CDS encoding nucleoside deaminase: protein MRRALEVARTTPPGDVPVGAVVYGPDGRELAAATNRREADADPTAHAEVLAIREAVRRHGDAWRLEGCTLVVTLEPCTMCSGALLGARVGELVFGAWEPKTGACGSLLDAVRAPGQLHRPQVRAGVLEGECAELLSGFFESLR, encoded by the coding sequence ATGCGGAGGGCCCTCGAGGTCGCGCGCACGACCCCGCCGGGTGACGTCCCGGTCGGGGCGGTGGTCTACGGTCCTGACGGCAGGGAGCTGGCGGCGGCCACGAATCGTCGGGAAGCGGACGCCGACCCCACCGCGCACGCGGAGGTGCTGGCGATCCGGGAGGCCGTGCGGCGGCACGGGGACGCGTGGCGCCTGGAGGGCTGCACGCTGGTGGTCACCCTGGAGCCCTGCACGATGTGTTCGGGGGCGCTGCTGGGGGCGCGGGTGGGGGAGCTCGTCTTCGGGGCGTGGGAGCCCAAGACGGGCGCCTGCGGTTCGCTTCTCGACGCCGTCCGCGCCCCCGGCCAGCTCCACCGCCCGCAGGTGCGCGCCGGGGTCCTCGAGGGGGAGTGTGCGGAGCTGCTGAGCGGCTTCTTCGAATCGTTACGTTGA
- a CDS encoding queuosine precursor transporter yields MTARFIPLQPTLYPVIVAFFVAVFLISNILATKGVTIGPLITDGAFFLFPLAYVLGDVLAECYGFKAARRAIFTGFAVTLLAVVSFYVAIWLPAADFYESQPEFAHVLGLVPQIVVASLAGYVVGQLLNSWVLVKIKQRTGEKSLWARLIGSTVVGEFGDTLLFCVIAAPVIGITTGGDLVNYVIVGFLWKTLIEVLLLPVTYAVIGWVKRREGYAS; encoded by the coding sequence ATGACTGCCCGGTTCATCCCCCTCCAGCCCACCCTGTACCCCGTCATCGTGGCGTTCTTCGTCGCGGTGTTCCTCATCTCCAACATTCTGGCGACGAAGGGCGTAACCATCGGCCCCCTCATCACCGACGGCGCCTTCTTCCTCTTCCCGCTGGCCTACGTCCTGGGCGACGTCCTCGCCGAGTGCTACGGATTCAAGGCCGCCCGCCGCGCCATCTTCACCGGCTTCGCGGTGACCCTGCTGGCCGTCGTCTCCTTCTACGTGGCGATCTGGCTGCCCGCCGCCGACTTCTACGAATCCCAGCCCGAATTCGCCCACGTCCTCGGCCTGGTACCGCAGATCGTCGTGGCGTCACTGGCCGGCTACGTCGTCGGCCAGCTCCTCAACTCCTGGGTGCTGGTGAAGATCAAGCAGCGCACCGGCGAGAAGTCCCTGTGGGCGCGCCTCATCGGCTCGACCGTCGTCGGCGAGTTCGGCGACACCCTGCTGTTCTGCGTCATCGCGGCGCCGGTCATCGGCATCACGACGGGCGGGGACCTGGTCAACTACGTCATCGTCGGCTTCCTGTGGAAGACCCTCATCGAGGTGCTCCTGCTGCCGGTCACGTACGCAGTCATCGGGTGGGTGAAGCGTCGCGAGGGCTACGCGTCTTAG
- a CDS encoding prephenate dehydrogenase, which produces MTSTNLSRTICILGLGLIGGSLLRDLAAQGAHVYGYNRSGAGARAAAEAGFDASDDFIATLRRAEEDKALIVMAAPMPAIPGMLDAIMEHAPSCGFTDVVSVKAEVYSLVKERGLEDRYVGGHPMAGTADSGWSASQEGLFTRAAWVITYDHAPEASDEWIALWTDVVRMILAVGADAIPARVDHHDAAVARISHVVHVFAEVLAIVGDNGGALAQSLAAGSFRDSTRVAGTQPSLVRAMCETNADAVVVALDEALDLLNDARASLAKPRPDISQLADAGYAARIRFEARHGARGESVSPVKISSRPLLRLNPGAPGWVNQLVQAESLGGRIDIF; this is translated from the coding sequence GTGACCTCGACGAACCTTTCCCGCACCATCTGCATTCTCGGCCTGGGCCTCATCGGAGGCTCCCTCCTGCGCGACCTCGCCGCGCAGGGCGCCCACGTCTACGGCTACAACCGCTCCGGGGCCGGGGCCCGCGCCGCCGCGGAGGCCGGTTTCGACGCCTCCGACGACTTCATCGCCACCCTCCGCCGCGCCGAGGAGGACAAGGCCCTCATCGTCATGGCCGCACCGATGCCCGCCATCCCCGGCATGCTCGACGCCATCATGGAGCACGCCCCCAGCTGCGGCTTCACCGACGTCGTCTCGGTGAAGGCCGAGGTGTACTCCCTCGTCAAGGAACGTGGCCTCGAGGACCGCTACGTCGGCGGGCACCCCATGGCCGGCACCGCGGACTCCGGCTGGAGCGCCTCCCAGGAGGGCCTGTTCACCCGCGCCGCCTGGGTGATCACGTACGACCACGCCCCCGAGGCCTCCGACGAGTGGATCGCCCTGTGGACCGACGTGGTCCGCATGATCCTCGCCGTCGGCGCCGACGCCATCCCCGCCCGCGTCGACCACCACGACGCCGCCGTCGCCCGTATCTCCCACGTCGTGCACGTCTTCGCCGAGGTGCTGGCCATCGTCGGCGACAACGGCGGCGCCCTCGCGCAGTCCCTGGCGGCCGGCAGCTTCCGCGACTCCACCCGCGTCGCCGGCACCCAGCCATCCCTCGTGCGCGCCATGTGCGAGACCAACGCCGACGCCGTCGTCGTCGCCCTCGACGAGGCGCTGGACCTGCTCAACGACGCCCGCGCGTCCCTGGCCAAGCCCCGCCCCGACATCTCCCAGCTCGCCGACGCCGGCTACGCCGCCCGCATCCGCTTCGAGGCCCGCCACGGCGCCCGCGGCGAGTCCGTCTCCCCCGTGAAGATCTCCTCCCGCCCGCTGCTGCGCCTCAACCCCGGCGCCCCCGGCTGGGTGAACCAGCTCGTGCAGGCGGAGTCCCTGGGCGGGCGCATCGACATCTTCTGA
- a CDS encoding RNA-binding domain-containing protein yields MDADTALRIISGGETLTVEFKRRRSSQDLNDRKLVEAVACMANGQGGHIFIGVENDGTVSGSYPWHKTGTDPRAIESLIQHNTRPSLATVAHLINTDGVEILVIEVPRSTTPIATQHGVYQRRVLRATGDPQCLAMDPAYLFSQYHTAHARDWATLPAIGATLDDLDPSEFNRLRKLIAAGPGDKTLSQLDDEEILRGMGLYDDSADPVKLGAVLLFGTLPALARWIPNHEVLLQIFAGTAVKVNFRTRGPLFQVMEEIADRIEPYRHEDEITVGILRIGLVNLPERASREAVANALVHRDYTMLGPIQIRLDDDEFRVTSPGGLPRPVTLDTIFDASTPRSPALADAFKRAGLVERSGRGVKIMFESMLTSGHMEPDFHGTTDEIVSVGLPVTVADREFAAFTARWTQSHPELSVRSLRLIRSLRNDGPSHASGLAERLSESPQRISRELTELADFGLVAIIPGARGNQYRLGPVFHDIVGRRGDFVRSTKVDETRAAQLLLAYVDDFGSINRTQAADTCGISGQQAYRFLRELVDTGELVMEGRGRGTRYVRPS; encoded by the coding sequence ATGGATGCTGACACGGCGTTGAGAATCATTTCCGGCGGCGAAACCCTCACAGTTGAATTCAAACGACGCCGCTCTTCCCAGGACCTCAACGACCGCAAGCTGGTCGAAGCGGTGGCCTGCATGGCCAACGGCCAGGGTGGCCATATTTTCATCGGGGTCGAAAACGACGGGACCGTATCCGGCTCATACCCGTGGCACAAGACAGGCACCGATCCACGGGCGATAGAGTCGCTTATCCAGCACAACACCCGACCCTCACTCGCCACCGTCGCCCACCTGATCAACACTGACGGTGTTGAGATACTGGTGATCGAGGTGCCCCGTTCCACCACGCCGATCGCCACCCAACACGGCGTCTACCAGCGACGCGTACTACGCGCGACGGGTGACCCCCAGTGCCTTGCGATGGACCCCGCCTACCTCTTCAGCCAGTACCACACCGCCCATGCCAGGGACTGGGCCACACTCCCCGCGATCGGCGCGACCCTCGATGACCTTGACCCGTCCGAGTTCAACCGTCTTCGCAAACTCATCGCTGCCGGCCCGGGAGACAAGACACTGTCTCAGCTCGACGACGAGGAAATACTCCGGGGAATGGGACTCTATGATGATTCAGCTGACCCGGTGAAACTGGGTGCCGTCCTGCTCTTCGGCACCCTCCCGGCGTTGGCCCGGTGGATTCCCAATCACGAGGTGCTTCTGCAAATCTTCGCGGGTACTGCCGTGAAGGTGAACTTCCGCACCCGCGGGCCCCTGTTCCAGGTCATGGAGGAGATTGCCGACCGGATCGAGCCCTATCGCCATGAGGACGAGATCACTGTGGGAATCCTGCGCATCGGACTGGTCAACCTGCCCGAACGTGCCAGCCGTGAAGCTGTCGCCAATGCACTCGTTCACCGCGACTACACGATGCTTGGACCCATCCAGATCAGGCTCGACGACGATGAGTTCCGTGTGACCAGTCCCGGCGGTCTTCCCCGGCCGGTCACCCTGGACACAATTTTCGACGCATCGACACCCCGCAGTCCCGCACTAGCTGATGCCTTCAAACGCGCTGGACTGGTCGAGCGCAGCGGACGTGGCGTGAAGATCATGTTCGAGTCCATGTTGACCAGCGGCCACATGGAGCCGGACTTCCACGGCACCACCGATGAAATCGTGTCCGTCGGACTACCTGTGACCGTCGCTGACCGCGAATTCGCCGCCTTCACCGCCCGCTGGACGCAGTCCCACCCCGAGCTGTCAGTTCGTTCCCTGCGCCTGATCCGCTCCCTTCGAAACGACGGCCCGTCACACGCCAGCGGCCTGGCCGAACGACTGTCCGAATCGCCACAGCGTATCAGCCGTGAACTGACGGAACTCGCCGACTTCGGCCTGGTGGCGATCATCCCCGGTGCCCGCGGCAACCAGTACCGCCTCGGCCCTGTATTCCATGACATCGTCGGCCGCCGAGGAGACTTCGTCCGCTCCACCAAGGTCGACGAGACACGGGCCGCCCAGCTCCTCCTGGCATACGTTGATGATTTCGGCTCGATCAACCGCACGCAGGCAGCGGACACCTGCGGAATCAGTGGCCAGCAGGCCTACCGTTTTCTACGGGAGCTCGTCGACACCGGCGAGCTCGTGATGGAGGGGCGTGGCCGAGGCACGCGCTACGTCCGACCGTCCTAA
- the aqpZ gene encoding aquaporin Z — MTSRLAAEFLGTFVLVFGGAGSAIFAASVLAGDTINMGIGFVGVALAFGLTVLTMAYAVGHISGGHFNPAVTLGAVLAGRVEPGAVIPYWIAQLIGGIAAGGVLYLIASGKEGFSAVESGFATNGYGALSPDGYSLVAVLIAETVLTAIFLYVILGATDRRAPQGFAPIAIGLALTLIHLVSIPISNTSVNPARSLGVAVYAGSEPLMQVWAFFLAPLLGAAIAGVTYKFVFPDESDHVMEEIGR, encoded by the coding sequence ATGACCTCCCGCCTCGCAGCGGAATTCCTCGGTACCTTTGTCCTCGTATTCGGCGGCGCCGGCAGCGCCATCTTCGCCGCCTCCGTCCTGGCAGGCGACACCATCAACATGGGCATCGGCTTCGTCGGTGTCGCCCTCGCCTTCGGTCTCACCGTCCTGACCATGGCCTACGCCGTCGGCCACATCTCCGGCGGCCACTTCAACCCCGCCGTCACCCTCGGCGCGGTGCTGGCTGGCCGCGTCGAGCCCGGCGCCGTCATCCCGTACTGGATCGCCCAGCTCATCGGCGGTATCGCCGCCGGTGGCGTGCTCTACCTCATCGCCTCCGGCAAGGAGGGCTTCTCCGCCGTCGAGTCCGGCTTCGCGACGAACGGTTACGGCGCCCTCTCCCCGGACGGCTACTCACTGGTCGCCGTCCTCATCGCCGAGACCGTCCTCACCGCGATCTTCCTGTACGTCATCCTCGGTGCCACCGACAGGCGCGCCCCGCAGGGCTTCGCCCCGATCGCCATCGGCCTCGCGCTGACCCTGATCCACCTCGTGTCGATCCCCATCTCCAACACCTCGGTCAACCCGGCCCGCTCCCTCGGCGTCGCCGTCTACGCGGGTTCCGAGCCTCTCATGCAGGTCTGGGCCTTCTTCCTCGCCCCGCTGCTGGGTGCGGCGATCGCCGGCGTCACCTACAAGTTCGTGTTCCCCGACGAATCCGACCACGTCATGGAGGAGATCGGCCGCTGA
- a CDS encoding PAS domain-containing protein: MNLDKIATRIVADTLDAVIYCDRSGTIRLWNAGAERIFGWTAEEAVGQNLDIIIPEKHRKVHWAGWERVMETGETKYGADPLAVPGLHKDGSTMSLEFSILLLADDTGYIEGIAAILRDVSRRWKREKELRARVRELEAQKP; the protein is encoded by the coding sequence ATGAACCTGGACAAAATCGCCACCCGCATCGTCGCCGACACCCTCGATGCCGTCATCTACTGCGACCGCTCCGGCACCATCCGTCTCTGGAACGCCGGCGCGGAACGCATCTTCGGCTGGACCGCCGAGGAGGCCGTCGGCCAGAACCTCGACATCATCATCCCGGAGAAGCACCGCAAGGTGCACTGGGCCGGCTGGGAACGCGTCATGGAGACCGGCGAGACCAAGTACGGCGCCGACCCGCTGGCCGTGCCCGGCCTCCACAAGGACGGCTCCACCATGTCGCTGGAGTTCTCCATCCTGCTGCTTGCCGACGACACCGGCTACATCGAGGGCATCGCCGCCATCCTCCGCGACGTGTCCCGCCGCTGGAAGAGGGAGAAGGAGCTCCGCGCGCGGGTCCGCGAACTCGAGGCGCAGAAACCTTAG
- a CDS encoding tRNA adenosine deaminase-associated protein, producing the protein MEHEEYGQSFAVTVTRVDGEWVVRAFDDDFSSLQTSVRAVRALRSEGPAFALLCVDDDYFVIVRPTPNGVQALLSDATMAVDDDFAAEVLTELDAEIPDLDPDELDDVDGWPDGDFELLADIGLSEEVLGVIADDEDLWPSQQLLRIAEELGFDEELLDVTGIDD; encoded by the coding sequence ATGGAACACGAGGAGTATGGCCAGAGCTTCGCCGTCACGGTCACGCGCGTCGACGGGGAGTGGGTGGTGCGCGCCTTCGACGATGACTTCTCCTCGTTGCAGACGTCGGTCCGGGCGGTCCGGGCGCTGCGCAGCGAGGGTCCGGCCTTCGCGCTGCTGTGCGTCGACGACGACTACTTCGTCATCGTCCGTCCCACCCCGAACGGCGTCCAGGCGCTGCTGTCCGACGCGACGATGGCGGTCGACGACGATTTCGCCGCGGAGGTGCTCACGGAGCTGGACGCGGAGATTCCGGATCTGGACCCGGATGAGCTCGATGACGTCGACGGCTGGCCGGACGGGGACTTCGAGCTGCTGGCCGACATCGGCCTGAGCGAGGAGGTGCTCGGCGTCATCGCCGACGACGAGGACCTGTGGCCCTCCCAGCAGCTGCTGCGGATAGCGGAGGAGCTGGGCTTCGACGAGGAGCTTCTCGACGTCACCGGGATCGACGATTGA
- a CDS encoding CsbD family protein, translating to MSIGDKAEKLGGKIKEGVGKLTDNERLEHEGKADQTKADMREAAEEAGKSVKEAGDRVLGSVQDAKRDRH from the coding sequence ATGAGCATCGGAGACAAGGCGGAGAAGCTCGGCGGCAAGATCAAGGAGGGTGTCGGCAAGCTCACGGACAATGAGCGCCTCGAGCACGAGGGCAAGGCCGACCAGACCAAGGCCGACATGAGGGAGGCCGCCGAGGAGGCCGGCAAGAGCGTCAAGGAGGCCGGGGACCGCGTGCTCGGCTCCGTCCAGGACGCGAAGCGCGACCGCCACTGA